A window of Castanea sativa cultivar Marrone di Chiusa Pesio chromosome 1, ASM4071231v1 contains these coding sequences:
- the LOC142609947 gene encoding cellulose synthase A catalytic subunit 1 [UDP-forming]-like, with protein MEANAGLVAGSHKRNELVRIRHDSDSGPKPLKNLNGQICQICGDSVGLTATGDVFVACNECAFPVCRPCYEYERKDGNQACPQCKTRYKRHKGSPRVDGDDDEDDVDDLDNEFNYTQGNSKARRQWQGEDAEHSSSSRHESQQPIPLLTNGQPMSGEIPCVTPDNQSVRTTSGPLGPSEKNVHSLPYIDPRQPVQVRIVDPSKDLNSYGLGNVDWKERVEGWKLKQEKNMMQMTSRYAEGKGDLEGTGSNGEELQMADDARQPLSRVVPIASSYLTPYRVVIILRLIILGFFLQYRVTHPVNDAYPLWLTSIICEIWFALSWLLDQFPKWFPINRETYLDRLTLRYDRDGEPSQLAPVDIFVSTVDPLKEPPLVTANTVLSILAVDYPVDKVSCYVSDDGSAMLTFESLSETAEFARKWVPFCKKHNIEPRAPEFYFCQKIDYLKDKIQPSFVKERRAMKREYEEFKVRINALVAKAQKTPEEGWTMQDGTPWPGNNPRDHPGMIQVFLGHSGGLDTDGNELPRLVYVSREKRPGFQHHKKAGAMNALIRVSAVLTNGAYLLNVDCDHYFNNSKALKEAMCFMMDPAYGKKTCYVQFPQRFDGIDMHDRYANRNIVFFDINLKGLDGIQGPVYVGTGCCFNRQALYGYDPVLTEEDLEPNIIVKSCCGSRKKGKNGNKKYIDKKRAVKRTESTIPIFNMEDIEEGVEVYDDERSLLMSQKSLEKRFGQSPVFIAATFMEQGGIPPTTNSATLLKEAIHVISCGYEDKTEWGKEIGWIYGSVTEDILTGFKMHARGWISIYCMPPRPAFKGSAPINLSDRLNQVLRWALGSIEILLSRHCPLWYGYNGRLKPLERLAYINTIVYPLTSIPLIAYCMLPAFCLLTNKFIIPEISNFASMWFILLFVSIAATGILELRWSGVSIEDWWRNEQFWVIGGTSAHLFAVFQGLLKVLAGIDTNFTVTSKASDEDGDFAELYVFKWTSLLIPPTTVLIINLVGIVAGVSYAINSGYQSWGPLFGKLFFAIWVIAHLYPFLKGLLGRQNRTPTIVIVWSILLASIFSLLWVRIDPFISSSARAAANGQCGINC; from the exons ATGGAAGCTAATGCGGGATTGGTAGCTGGGTCACACAAGAGGAACGAGCTGGTCCGGATTCGCCACGATTCCGATAGTGGG CCCAAGCCCTTAAAGAATTTGAATGGACAAATATGTCAGATCTGTGGGGATTCAGTTGGCCTTACAGCTACTGGTGATGTCTTTGTCGCTTGCAATGAATGTGCCTTCCCTGTTTGCCGGCCTTGTTACGAGTATGAGCGGAAAGATGGGAACCAGGCTTGTCCCCAGTGCAAGACTAGATATAAGAGGCACAAAG GGAGTCCTCGAGTggatggagatgatgatgaggatgatgttgATGATCTAGATAACGAGTTCAATTACACCCAAGGAAATAGCAAGGCAAGACGCCAGTGGCAGGGGGAAGATGCTGAACACTCTTCTTCCTCAAGACATGAATCTCAACAACCGATTCCCCTCCTCACCAATGGGCAGCCG ATGTCTGGTGAAATTCCATGTGTTACACCTGACAACCAATCTGTGCGAACCACATCAGGTCCTTTGGGACCCTCAGAAAAGAATGTTCATTCGCTTCCTTACATTGACCCAAGACAGCCAG TTCAGGTGAGAATAGTGGACCCATCAAAGGACTTGAATTCTTATGGGCTTGGAAATGTTGACTGGAAGGAAAGGGTTGAAGGTTGGAAGCTCAAACAGGAGAAAAATATGATGCAGATGACCAGTAGATACGCTGAAGGGAAGGGAGACCTGGAAGGCACTGGTTCCAATGGAGAAGAACTGCAAAT GGCTGATGATGCTCGGCAACCTTTGAGTCGCGTGGTGCCCATCGCTTCCTCTTACCTGACACCTTATCGTGTCGTCATCATTTTGCGGCTTATTATTTTGGGCTTCTTCTTACAATACCGTGTTACTCACCCAGTGAATGACGCGTACCCGTTGTGGCTAACATCAATTATCTGTGAGATATGGTTTGCTCTATCCTGGCTTCTGGATCAGTTCCCAAAATGGTTTCCAATTAACCGTGAGACCTATCTTGACAGGCTTACATTGAG ATATGATAGGGATGGAGAACCATCGCAGCTGGCTCCTGTAGATATTTTTGTTAGTACTGTGGATCCCCTAAAGGAGCCTCCTCTTGTAACAGCGAACACCGTTTTGTCCATACTTGCTGTGGATTACCCTGTTGACAAGGTCTCTTGCTATGTATCAGATGATGGTTCAGCAATGTTGACCTTTGAATCCCTCTCTGAAACTGCGGAGTTTGCAAGGAAGTGGGTGCCCTTTTGCAAGAAGCACAACATTGAGCCTAGGGCCCCTGAGTTTTACTTTTGCCAGAAAATTGATTACTTGAAAGACAAAATACAACCTTCATTTGTGAAAGAACGCCGGGCGATGAAG AGAGAATATGAAGAATTCAAGGTACGGATCAATGCCCTAGTGGCCAAAGCACAAAAGACACCAGAAGAAGGTTGGACAATGCAAGATGGCACTCCATGGCCTGGAAATAATCCTAGGGATCATCCCGGAATGATTCAG GTGTTCTTAGGCCACAGTGGTGGGCTTGATACTGATGGGAATGAGCTACCACGACTTGTTTATGTTTCTCGTGAAAAGCGACCTGGCTTCCAGCATCACAAGAAGGCCGGAGCAATGAATGCATTG ATCCGAGTTTCTGCTGTCCTAACCAATGGTGCATATCTCCTGAATGTTGACTGTGATCACTACTTCAATAACAGCAAAGCTCTTAAAGAAGCCATGTGTTTCATGATGGATCCTGCTTATGGAAAGAAGACATGTTATGTACAGTTCCCACAGCGTTTTGATGGCATAGACATGCATGATCGATATGCTAACCGCAATATTGTCTTCTTCGAT ATCAACTTGAAAGGGCTGGATGGCATCCAGGGTCCTGTCTATGTGGGAACTGGTTGCTGTTTCAACAGGCAAGCTCTCTATGGGTATGATCCAGTTTTAACCGAGGAAGATTTGGAACCAAACATTATTGTCAAGAGTTGTTGTGGTTCTAGAAAGAAGGGAAAGAATGGcaataaaaaatacattgaCAAGAAGAGGGCAGTAAAAAGAACTGAATCCACTATTCCCATTTTCAATATGGAAGACATCGAGGAGGGTGTTGAAG TGTATGATGATGAGAGATCACTTCTTATGTCTCAGAAGAGCTTAGAGAAGCGTTTTGGTCAGTCTCCGGTTTTTATTGCAGCCACCTTCATGGAACAAGGAGGCATTCCACCTACAACCAACTCTGCGACCCTTTTAAAGGAAGCAATCCATGTTATCAGCTGTGGATATGAAGACAAGACTGAATGGGGAAAAGAG ATTGGATGGATCTATGGTTCTGTCACAGAAGATATTTTAACTGGGTTTAAGATGCATGCCCGTGGTTGGATCTCAATCTATTGCATGCCTCCCCGCCCGGCATTTAAGGGGTCTGCTCCAATCAATCTTTCTGATCGGTTAAACCAGGTTCTTCGATGGGCCTTGGGATCAATTGAGATTTTGCTGAGTAGGCATTGCCCCTTGTGGTATGGCTACAATGGGAGGCTGAAGCCTTTGGAGAGACTGGCATACATAAATACTATTGTGTATCCCCTTACATCAATCCCACTTATTGCGTACTGTATGCTTCCTGCCTTTTGCCTTCTCACTAACAAATTCATCATTCCTGAG ATAAGTAATTTTGCTAGCATGTGGTTTATTCTCCTCTTTGTCTCCATTGCTGCTACTGGAATTCTTGAGCTTAGGTGGAGTGGGGTCAGTATAGAGGACTGGTGGAGGAATGAACAATTCTGGGTCATTGGTGGTACATCAGCTCATCTCTTTGCGGTCTTCCAAGGGCTCTTGAAGGTGCTTGCTGGGATTGACACTAACTTCACTGTCACTTCAAAGGCATCTGATGAAGATGGGGACTTTGCAGAGCTATATGTGTTCAAATGGACATCACTTCTCATCCCTCCAACCACAGTCCTTATTATCAACTTGGTAGGAATTGTTGCTGGTGTTTCATATGCCATAAACAGTGGATACCAGTCTTGGGGTCCCCTCTTCGGCAAGCTGTTTTTTGCCATATGGGTCATTGCCCATCTGTATCCATTCTTGAAGGGTTTGTTGGGTAGGCAAAATCGTACCCCAACAATTGTCATTGTCTGGTCTATACTTCTTGCTTCCATATTCTCCTTATTATGGGTGCGGATCGACCCCTTCATCTCCAGCTCAGCAAGGGCTGCCGCAAATGGTCAATGTGGCATTAATTGTTAG
- the LOC142622256 gene encoding transcription factor HY5 translates to MQEQATSSIAANSLPSSSERSSSSALHLEVKEGMESDEEIRRVPEIGVESAGTSASGRETGSVAGPDRVQVSGEVQRKRGRNPADKESKRLKRLLRNRVSAQQARERKKAYLSDLETRVKELEKKNSELEERLSTLQNENQMLRHILKNTTASRRGNNGASNANDGSL, encoded by the exons ATGCAAGAGCAAGCAACGAGTTCAATTGCAGCGAATTCTCTGCCTTCAAGCAGTGAAAGATCTTCAAGCTCTGCTCTTCATCTTGAAGTCAAGGAAG GTATGGAGAGTGATGAGGAGATCAGGAGGGTACCGGAGATAGGAGTGGAATCAGCGGGGACCTCAGCCTCGGGAAGAGAGACCGGTTCGGTGGCCGGTCCAGACCGGGTTCAAGTATCAGGTGAAGTTCAGAGAAAGAGAGGCAGAAATCCAGCTGACAAAGAAAGCAAACGGCTGAAGAG GTTGCTGAGGAATAGAGTATCAGCACAACAAGCAAGGGAGAGGAAGAAGGCATACTTGAGTGATTTGGAAACGAGGGTGAAAGAGTTGGAGAAGAAGAATTCTGAGCTGGAAGAGAGGCTGTCCACCTTGCAGAATGAGAATCAAATGCTTAGACAT ATATTGAAAAACACAACAGCAAGCAGAAGAGGAAATAATGGTGCTAGTAACGCCAATGATGGGtccttataa